From the genome of Streptomyces sp. NBC_01317, one region includes:
- the eccE gene encoding type VII secretion protein EccE, with the protein MSTATRERDGRSSTARVPAPSGRPGRRRGRRAEAGAVRTAPGVAPARTTLRSRPRAGHLGPFQLRQLVLIEVALALTGIGLALGGLWLVPAATVACVLVLVAVSRRRGHAVQDWLSTALALRARTRPAEPCGPDVDPLLAPVAESVPGFRPYTYVDRNRRTVGMLGDGTFLTVVVRVEASGDGLRPVFGARSLPLTLLADALSVDDITLESVQLVQQVRSAPAPHLPQQAVARLSYAPLQEQTGAPALRLTWVAIKLDPELCREAVDARGGGIEGAQRCLVRVADHVASRITGAGFRAVVLDQEELNSTVATSACASPALSARAGRPDAAARRRTAETARVWRCDDRWHTTYAVGRWPELGRGATPLPKLVALLTSAPAYATTFSLTLRPGAHRGTMSIGGHVRITGGSDTELVRVRRTLEQAARHAKVGLVRLDREQLPGVLATLPLGGAR; encoded by the coding sequence ATGAGTACGGCGACGCGCGAGCGCGACGGGCGGAGCAGCACCGCGCGGGTCCCCGCTCCGTCCGGACGACCCGGACGACGGCGCGGCAGACGCGCGGAGGCCGGCGCTGTGCGTACGGCCCCAGGGGTCGCTCCGGCGCGGACGACCCTGCGCTCCCGGCCCCGCGCCGGCCACCTCGGGCCCTTCCAGCTACGGCAGTTGGTGCTCATCGAAGTCGCTCTCGCGCTGACGGGGATCGGCCTGGCGCTCGGCGGGCTCTGGCTCGTGCCGGCCGCGACCGTGGCCTGTGTGCTGGTGCTGGTCGCCGTGTCGCGCCGCCGGGGCCACGCCGTACAGGACTGGCTGTCCACGGCTCTCGCGCTGCGGGCGCGCACCCGGCCCGCCGAGCCGTGCGGGCCTGACGTCGACCCCTTGCTGGCGCCTGTCGCGGAGAGTGTGCCGGGATTCCGCCCGTACACCTACGTCGACCGGAACCGCCGCACGGTCGGGATGCTCGGCGACGGCACGTTCCTGACCGTGGTGGTACGGGTCGAGGCCAGCGGCGACGGGCTGCGCCCGGTGTTCGGCGCGCGCTCGCTGCCGCTCACCCTGCTCGCGGACGCCCTCTCCGTGGACGACATCACCCTGGAATCGGTGCAGTTGGTGCAGCAGGTGCGCTCGGCGCCCGCACCGCACCTGCCCCAACAGGCCGTGGCCCGACTCTCGTACGCACCCCTCCAGGAACAGACCGGCGCCCCCGCGCTGCGGCTCACCTGGGTGGCGATCAAGCTGGACCCCGAGCTGTGCCGGGAGGCCGTGGACGCGCGCGGTGGCGGGATCGAAGGCGCCCAGCGGTGTCTGGTGCGGGTGGCGGACCACGTCGCCAGCCGGATCACCGGCGCCGGGTTCCGGGCCGTGGTGCTGGACCAGGAAGAGCTGAACTCCACCGTGGCCACCTCGGCCTGCGCCAGCCCCGCGCTGTCGGCCCGCGCGGGCCGGCCGGACGCGGCGGCGCGGCGGCGCACCGCCGAGACGGCGCGGGTCTGGCGGTGTGACGACCGCTGGCACACCACCTACGCCGTGGGCCGCTGGCCCGAGTTGGGGCGCGGCGCCACTCCGCTGCCCAAGCTGGTGGCGCTGCTGACCTCGGCCCCCGCGTACGCCACCACGTTCAGCCTGACCCTGCGCCCGGGCGCGCACCGGGGGACGATGTCGATCGGCGGGCACGTACGGATCACCGGCGGCTCGGACACCGAACTGGTGCGGGTGCGGCGGACGTTGGAGCAGGCCGCGCGGCACGCGAAGGTCGGTCTGGTACGGCTGGACCGCGAGCAGCTGCCCGGTGTGCTGGCCACACTGCCTCTGGGAGGCGCGCGATGA
- a CDS encoding DUF397 domain-containing protein yields the protein MGSAQEKDELYALDISGVEWHSAPGTSADEERVEIAYLPEGAVAMRSSVDPDTVLRYTEAEWRAFVLGARDGEFDLR from the coding sequence ATGGGGAGCGCGCAGGAGAAGGACGAGCTGTATGCCCTGGACATCTCTGGCGTCGAGTGGCACAGCGCGCCCGGCACCAGTGCGGACGAGGAGCGGGTCGAGATCGCGTACCTGCCGGAAGGCGCCGTCGCCATGCGGTCGTCCGTGGACCCGGACACCGTGCTGAGGTACACCGAGGCCGAGTGGCGGGCCTTTGTCCTCGGGGCACGCGACGGGGAGTTCGATCTGCGCTGA